Part of the Syntrophorhabdaceae bacterium genome is shown below.
TTGATATAGTTCACCGCTTCCGCGAAAAAATCCGGCGAGAGGAACAGGGAGTCTGAGTCGCCGAGAAAACACGTCTGCGCCCCGTGCATCCGCCAGGCAAGGAGATGGTATATGCTGTCCTCTATCGTCGGTTCATTTTTAAACCAGGTTGAGAACCAGGAGGAGCGTTCATCGACTTCACCGGGCTTGATACCGCCCTTGCCCTTTTCTGTCCGCGAATCCCTTTTCCTCCGTGCAGGATCTCCCTTTCCCGCCCTTGCCTGTGCGACCTTTATCTCTGCGATCAGCCGTTCCGCCCCCTGATAATCCCCGCCACCCGGGGAAGACACGCCGGGGATGTAACTGATTGTCAGGTCATCCAGTTCTTTTGCCCTGTCTACATCCTGTTTTACTTCTTCGATGCTTCTCCTGCTGAATATTGCACCCTCTTTGTACACAGGGCAGAACCTGCACCGGTTCCATCCGCAGTTCCTTGCGAGCCGGAAGGTAAGGCTGAAATTCTCCGTCGGCGGCCTGATCGAACATATCTCAAAGGGTTCTATCTTTCCTAAATCCATTAGTCCTCTCTCATGTCTGCTCTTCTCACCCTCTCACCTTCTGCTCTTCTGCCCGCCGAACGCCGAACTCCGAACGTGTTTCATGTCAGACATACACTATATCTATCGGTGAATCCGTTACCCGCTCCAGTCCGTCCTTTCTCACGATAAAATCAACCTCGATGCCGATTGAGCCTTCGCCGGGTATGATAAATTTCGGCTCGAAGGCAAAGACCATGCCTTCCTGAAGGACGATATCGTGCCGGGGCGTGATCACGGGGAGTTCGTTTATCTCAAGGCCCAGTCCGTGGCCGATGAAGCTTACCTTCCCCTCGCCATAGCCCATGAAATACTCATCAAGCCCTTCACGTTTTGCCCTGAGGAACGCCTTCGTGAAGACCTCGGTTCCTATGATGCCCTCTTTCGCAAAATCCATCGTCTCCTCGATGATCGCCTGCGCCACCGCATGTCCTTTCAGGTAGATGTCCTTTAATTCCCCTAATGCAAAGGTCCGGGTTTCGTCGGTAATGTAGCCGTTATACCCGCCGCCGTAATCGACAAGAAGCGGGATGCCCCTCTGAAACCTGTTCACCGACGGCCCCTGGGGGATGGCATGAGTAACGCCGGCCCCGGAGATGGGCACATCGGCGCCCGATACGACAGTCCCTGAAAGACCGTGGACAATGTATACGTTCATCATCTCCTGGTTCAATCCCCTCATCCGCAAAAATCCCTGGTGACCGTGTATCCTGCCTTCGGATTCAAGGAGGGCGGCGATGTCTACCTCCCGCATGCCTTCATGGATGATCTCTTTTGCCTTTTTAAAGACCTGTGAAACGATCTCCCCGGATTGTTTGACCTGCCGTATCTCGAAAGGGCTCTTTATCAACCGCAGATCCCGTATCAGGGGCCAGACATCAACGACATTATCGTACCCGAGGATGTTCTTCCACCGCTCGAATACAGTTACCGGCAGGACATCGAGTTCCATGCCGCATCTTCCCCGCAGCATCCCGAGGTCGCTCAGTATATCTCTTATATCCTTGTCTCTCTTGATTGGAGTAATCTCAAGGGGCGTCTCTTCTGCGGCCCTCTGGAGGCTCTTTTCCACAAAGAATACGGGGTCTCTGTCAACGGACACGGCAAGGACGCTTTTCTGCATGGTACCGGTGAGATAAAAGAGGTCAACATTCTGGAGGATGATCGCGAGGGCGATCCCCTGTTCCTCCATCTTTGCTTTCAGTTTATTGATCCGCGCGTGTATCTCGTCTTTTGGTGTCAGTTCACCAACGTTTAAGCTCTTCAACATAGCCGACAACCCTCTCTACAATATCCTCTTTCTTTATCCTCTGCGATTCCTTTTCGTTCCTTATCTTTATCTCGACGAGGCCTTCCTTCAGGTTTCGCTCCCCGATCGTCACGCGGAGCGGTATGCCGATGAGATCGCAGTCCTTAAACTTCACACCGGGCCTCTCGTTCCTGTCATCCATTACAGCATCGACCCCTCTGTCAAGGAGCTCCCTATATACGCTGTCCGCAAGCTCCATACTTTCCTGATGGGAGTTGTTGACAGGCAGGACATTTACCTCGAAAGGCGCGATCGCCATGGGCAGGATCATGCCGTTGTCGTCATTGCCCTGTTCTATCGCCGCCGCGAGGGTCCTGCCGACGCCGATGCCGTAGCAGCCCATTACCATCAGTTGCTCCTTCCCGTCCTTGTCGAGAAAGGAGGCGTTCATCGCCTTGCTGTATTTCAGGCCCAGCTTGAAGATGTGTCCTACCTCGATGCCCCTCGTTGATGTGAGCGTGCCGTTGCATCGCGGGCATTTATCGCCGGCAACGGCGACCTTGATGTCGTAAAAACCTTTTACAATGAAATCGCCGGTATTGACGTTGATGACGTGCACGTCTTTTTCATTGCCGCCGATGACGAAATCCTCCATGTGCGCTACGTCCTTATCGGCGTAAAGCGGGATGGACAACCCGATCGGCCCGGAGAATCCGAGCGGTCCGCCGGTTACGTCCTGGATGGTATATTCGTCGGTGAGATCGCAATATTCAAGACCAACGAGGTTCCTGAGCTTTGTTTCGTTTATCTCCCTGTCGCCGCGTATCAGCACGCCGAGCGTTCCTTTGTCCGTATTATAGATGATCGTTTTCAGGAGCTGCTGCGCTGTCACGCCGAGGAACGATGCGACCTCCTCAACCCTTCTCTGGTTGGGTGTTGCAACACGCTTATAGCTGCCTTTCTTTGCGCCGAAGGCCTTTTCCGCAACACCTACCTCTGCGCGTTCGAGGTTCGCGGCATAGCCGCAGGTATCGCAGGAGATGATGACGTCCTCGCCGGTCTCCGCGAGGACCATGAACTCATGGCTGAAGCTTCCGCCTATCTGCCCTGTATCTGCCTCTACGACCCCGAACCGGAGACCGCATCGTTTGAAGATATTCATGTAGGCATCGTACATATCCATGTAGCTTTTTTCAGCGCCTGCCTCGTCGGCATCAAAGCTATAGGCATCTTTCATGGAGAATTCGCGGGCGCGCATCACGCCGAAACGGGGGCGTATCTCGTCCCTGAACTTTGTCTGGATCTGGTAGAGGGTAACGGGAAGTTCCCTGTATGACCGCACCTCCCGCCTCACGAGGTCGGTGACGACCTCCTCGTGTGTGGGACCGAGGCAGAGTTCCCTGTCGCTCCTGTCCTTAAAACGGAGCAGTTCCTTTCCGTATTTCTCCCATCGCGTGCTTTCGACCCAGAGCTCTTTCGGCTGGACGCCGGGCATAAGTATCTCCTGTGCACCCTTTTTATTCATCTCCTCGCGTATGATCCGCTCTACCTTCCGCAGCGACTTCAGGCCAAGAGGAAGCCACGTATAGATGCCCGATGAAAGGCGCCTGATGAAACCACCGCGGAGCATGAGCCTGTGGCTTATCACCTCAGCCTCTTTCGGGTCTTCCTTTACCGTGGGGATAAACATCTTCGAGAACAGCATTGCGACTCCTTATGACGAACGGCATTCAGTGATCAGCTTAAAATTACTGCATAATACACGGTTAATCAAGGTTTTTTGTTCTGGAAGGCGGGACGGGCATCGGTGCCGGACTTTCCACGCAAACACGCTCATACGCTCCAGCGGCTTACATTCGCTCGCGTTCGGCTTCGGAACTTTTGCTTCGCAAAAGACCGAGCTTCCTCGCCTCACGACGGTTTGCTACAGGAAAGCCCGGCACCGATGCCCTACGGGTGATGTATTTGGGGTAAAGGCGGTGAATAGTCGATGTTTTCTAAACTAATCCGAATCGGCACAAGTTACCTCTTCCACCTACAAAGTATGGAGTCACGTGCTTTTGAATAAGCAATGATTACGGATTGAAAGAGAGTCTATGTACAAGTTGAGTCGAACGGGTGATACGAGACCAAACTTACCTAATCATGATCCTATTGTATGCGCGATCGACCACGTCGTTTTTGCTTAATAGGTCCGTAAACTCATACGGCGTCATAACTCTTGGAATCCCATCCTGAAGCCAAAAGTGTGGATCAAGGGATGGTATCCATTCAACAAATGGGCTGACTCCGACGGGGACAATTCCCTTATATTGGGATATATCGTAATTGGTCCCTACCGGGTGTTTAGCAAGCCATTGGGCTTTTTCATCGGCCTCAGCAAGAACCCTTTCTACCACATTAGTCTGTCGGTACTTTATGGCTTCTGGTTTGCCTCTATCATATGCTATAGACCGTCCTACCGCCTTACATTCGGCAATGACTAAATAAGCACCCACTTTGGCAGCAAAGTCGATCTGCCTCGAAGTACCTTCCTTCTCTTGGCACCGTTTTTTTGGTAGTAAAGAGCTGTCCCTTCCAATAGCAAGTTCCAGCGCATCACCCTTAAAGTTCTGATCGGGAATAGAAACACCTACAAAAAGATCATAAAGCCGTCTTAAGATCCAAGCATAGTCTATAAAGCGTTGCGTTTTTCCGCACGGCAGGAATATTTGGTGTGGGCCAGAATAGACCATATCCATGACGGTTCTCGACGGATTAGACATCAGGTCCCAAAAGGAGAATCCTCGGTCGACGTCATCCGGAGATATATCTCCACAATCAATGTTTAGGATTTGGGCAGCGCGAGGAATATAATGAGCTATTACCTGTTTAATGTCATCGATACGATCGGGCCCCATGTACGCCCGTTGCCATAGCTTTAAAAAGTACCGATACTCATTTGCCCATTTCTCGAATGCCCAAGCGGACAAAGCAGCTACTGTAAGGAGTACTATATCCAGCGAAACACGGTTCTTTTTTTCGAAGGCTTGCGCAAAAGGCAAATGAGCCTGCCTATATGATCTCAAGTTAAACGGAATCCAAATGAAATTATACGTTCCGCCCACAACGGTGACTTGCTTATTCATATACCTACTAACGAATGGATCAAATGTGGTGGATTCTATCCCCGTTAAATTGTAGATCGGCAAGAAGACTGCGCCTTTGCCCTTCTCAACTTTATTGTAACAGACACCAATGGATGAACTATCCGACTCGTGGTCACGGTCATCATGATGCATTACGAGATAATTCAGTTCAGGAGTACGGTCGTCATTAACATAGGAGGGAGGACCGGATACAACAATACTTACGCCCTTGCCAACTATTCGAAGCATGGCCCCAGTGCGCCAAATCTCATAGGCCAACCTCTCTGCGATGTAGAGTTCTGCCAAATTTTGAGAGGTAAAATCGGTCAAGACGAGTTGATGGGAATTCTCGACACATTCTCTTTCGGGCTTAAATCCCTTCGCCAGAAGAAGTCCATTCAGAACCTTGGCTATGCCTACTTCTTCGCTGTCGCCAATACTATTGCACAGTTGGATCAGGCCGTATTTTTGAAACGCTGCTTCAAATGCCGCCCTCGTTAATCCTATAGATTGAGGTCGCCGGTCTTTCCCAATTGGACCTGGAGACAGGCGTCTATACGTGTGTAACCAGTATGCAACCGAATGTGATCCGAAAACAGAAACTATTTCTCTTTCCAGAACTTTAAGGTATGTTTGAAGAAGTTCAATAGATTTGCTTTGACCATAAAACCCTTCAGGTACGTACTGCCAAAACCGACCACGAATCGGATGTACAGATTCTGCTGGTTCCAACCGCTGTGCGTAGTCCCGATGGAACAATGTGAATGCTCTGTTATAATATTCAACCAACCATACCGGTTCACGTTCGGCGTGGCTCGTCGTCCTCTTTATCTTGATCTTGCGGGCGTTTTTGGTTTTTCTTCCCACAACCTATCGCCTCTGCTCTCGCCTTCGGATTATCTGGCCGCTTTTAGAAGTGTGAATAACTCTTCTGCGGCACCCACTTTGCTGTCCTCGCATCCAGTTTTTATTTTATCCATTATCACTTAAAATAACGAAAAGATCACCGGCCCGAGGAACGAGGGTCCGGCGGATTGTCTTGTTGGCGCCTTCGATTCTCTGCAAATTTATGGAAATATCGCCTCCGTTCGCGAAGAGTCTTTTCATAGTTGTCGATTAAATAGACGCCAAGGGGTTCTTTGTCTCCGGGGAGTGTAACATTGCCCCGTAGGCAATGACGTAGTTTGAGTGTCCGAAGTACAGGGCGTGCGCAGGCCAGGGCGTGGTGAGTTATACCGAGCTCATTAGCTTTGAATTCTTTCTCTACCTTGAACACTTGGTTGATTGCGGCTGATACGGGGATGTTTGTGCCAGAATAAGCGATTTCGCCTGCATGAATGATTGTCTTAGCCTCAAGTTTGAAATGTTTCAATTCTGACCTCGAGAGGTCAAGTTCATTAGTCCACATCTTGTTTCTACCTTCAAGCCACGAGTGCATAGTGCGCCACCATAGGTAAGCATCCTCAAAAGATGAAAAAAGAAGAAGGACTGCGTCGCCAATCTCACGTAGGAAAAGGTGGTAGTTTGTAGTCTCAATGTGTCCAAGTGCATCTACGCATGTGAGAATAAACGTTTCAATTCTCTTCCTGCTGATATCGTTTCCGAGGACCAAAGATGCTTGTGTTGCACGACAGAGATCAGACAGAACAGCATAGTACAGTCCGGGTCTGAACAAATGCTCTTCCTCCATTTTTCTAACGTGAAGTAATGCTTCTAGGGCCTCCTCACGACAGTAGTGGGGGATATGATCGAATGTGCCTTCCTCAAACCCAAGGAACAGCTCAACATCCTTTACAGCATCCTGGCTAAACTCATCGTCGAGAAATATATCTTCTGTTTTCTTTTTCATATTCTTACGCCAAAAATTAATATACCAACTTGGTTTTTTCTTAGATGATATACCAGGCAAAAGAAAAATCAATCAAAATATTCATCACTTTTCCCCATAATTCAGTATGAATGGTGACGTTAAATGATTTTTACTGATATTACATAGAAAAAGCCAATATACTTTTTTTATGGTCTTTTGTGCAAAGAGATGAGATTGAATGGATTACCACATGAAACATATCACATTTTTAGATTTACCCGCTTATTAACTTCAGGAAGTACATCGCAGAAACTGGGGGTGCCATTTCAATAATTTTCTCTGCCGGAAAGCTTTAACCTTTAACGTTGAACGTTGAACTTCGAACAGACTTTGTTTCGTGAAACTGCGGGGACCGTGCATTTCATTTATCTGCTATTAATGGTAGAATAAAGATACTATGAGTGAAAAACCTCAAAAGAGGATTACGAGGAGAGATTTTCTCAAGATCGGCGCCGTCGCTACCGCAGGCGTGCTCACAGGGGTTACGCGTATTGAATCCTCAGTGCCGACCGCCGATACGGTATTCGTGAACGGAACAGTGATTACTGTGGACAGGTCTGACTCGATTGCCCAGGCCGTGGCAATACGGAACGGGACGATCCTCGAGACAGGGACAAAGGAGGCGGTCTCGCGGTATATCGGGAACACCACGAAGGTGATTGACCTCGCAGGCAGGACGCTGACGCCGGGTCTCATCGACTCCCACGGCCATCTCCCCCATTTTGGTGCCAGGGAACGCAATATGGTCAAGCTACAGGGTCTGGAGACCAAAGAGGAGGTCCTCGAACGATTTTTAGAAAGGGCGAAAAAAACGCCCCCGGGAAGATTTATTTCAGGCTGGGGCATTGAGAGCAATGACCTCGCATTTATGAACCGTCGTGACCTCGACAGGATAACGACGGAGCATCCTGTGCTTGCTGTTCACACCGGAGGTCAGTGGGGATTTGCGAACAGTTATGCCCTGAGGGTCTCCGGCATTGACAGGTCTACGCCAAACCCGCCAGGAGGGATGGTTCGGAAAGGGCCGAACGGGGAACCCACGGGACTCCTTATCCACTACCCGGCGCTCTACCTTGTACGGAAGATCGCCCCTCCTTTGAGCAATGAAGAGATCAATAAAAACATCCATCATGCTGCCATGCTTTATGCCGGGGACGGCGTCACAACGGTACACGACAACTTTTTTGACATGTCGGAGGTGAGCGCCAACAGGCATGCGGGTGTTTATTTCGGACAGGCGCTATCCGGAGACCTGCCCGTACGGGTCAGGATATGGCCCTACATACCGAGCATCCGCGAGGCGTCCTTTGCGGTGCGGGAGCTGGTTCGGTCACAAACTCCCAGGCCTGATTCGCCCTTTGCCGAGGTGATCCAATATAAAAAGGATAAGCCTGAAGGATTTGCCAGGGTATGGGGCGGCATGAAGATCGCCATTGATGGCGGGGGCCCAACCTCTTTATGGTATCGGGGCGAGCGGAGCATTACATTACATTCTACGGAAGATCTCCATTCGATGGTAAAGCTCTTCCACCAGGCAGGTCAGCAGGTAAGCGTTCATGCAGTCGGGGACAAGGCGGTCGATGTGATGCTCGATGCCTTCGAGGAAGCGCTCAAAGCACAGCCCAGAGCGGATTGCCGGCATCGTATCGAACATGCTATATGCCCGCAAACGAACGCCTTAGAGCGCATCAGGCGTCTTGGTGTGGTGATCTCCACACATCCCCAGTGGTTATATCCGTGGGGAGACAAGATGGGAGGCTTGAAAGGTCAAAGGGTCTTCCCGCTGAGATCATACATGGGGCAGGGGATCCCTGTCGCCATCGGGGCAGACCCACCGGCATTTTCCCTCTGGCAGCCCCAGTACGCCCTCTGGGAGGCGGCGGCAAGGACCACGAAAAGCGGCTACCACTTCACCCCGGAAGAGTCAATATCGGTGAGAGATGCCTTACGAATGCAGACAATGGGAAGCGCATACGCCGGGTTCCAGGAAAAAGAGATCGGCTCTATCGAAAAAGGGAAGAAGGCAGACCTGGTCGTATGGGACAGGAATTTCTATACCATCCCCACTGATGAGATAAAGGACACAAAGGCATTGCTGACGATGGTCGGCGGCAGGATCGTCTATCAGGATTCCCTCAATATCAAATCCTGATACCGATTATCCCGCCATTGGGGATTCGCCTGGACGTTCGCTTCGCCTGGACGTAACTGTCCTTTCGTCCCTCGTCCCACGTCCTTCATCCTTACTTTCTTCCTTAGTCTTCGGTGAAGTGCCGGTACTGATTCCGGCCGGACTGCTTCGCGCTGTACATCGCGATATCCGCATGCTTGATCAATGTCTCGATATCATTGCCGTCATCAGGGAAGAGAGCGACACCTATACTTGTACTGATAGAGATCATATATTGTTCTATCTCAAAGGGGGTTTGAAAAATATTGAGGATCTTCTGCGCGAGCCTTGTCGCATCATCCTTGCCAATAACCTCTGGAATGACCACGGTAAACTCATCTCCGCCCAAACGGGATACAGTGTCATGTTTTCGCAAGGCCCTGGTCAGCCTTTTTGCCACAGCTTGCAGTAAAAGATCCCCCACGTTGTGTCCCATCGTATCGTTCACCTCTTTAAACTTGTCAAGGTCGAGCATCATTACCGCCAGCTTCCTGCCGGTGCGCCCGGTGTGGGCCATTGCGATGGTGAGACGGTCATGGAGGAGTATCCTGTTCGGCAATCCTGTCAGGGCATCATGGTAG
Proteins encoded:
- a CDS encoding Xaa-Pro peptidase family protein, whose amino-acid sequence is MLKSLNVGELTPKDEIHARINKLKAKMEEQGIALAIILQNVDLFYLTGTMQKSVLAVSVDRDPVFFVEKSLQRAAEETPLEITPIKRDKDIRDILSDLGMLRGRCGMELDVLPVTVFERWKNILGYDNVVDVWPLIRDLRLIKSPFEIRQVKQSGEIVSQVFKKAKEIIHEGMREVDIAALLESEGRIHGHQGFLRMRGLNQEMMNVYIVHGLSGTVVSGADVPISGAGVTHAIPQGPSVNRFQRGIPLLVDYGGGYNGYITDETRTFALGELKDIYLKGHAVAQAIIEETMDFAKEGIIGTEVFTKAFLRAKREGLDEYFMGYGEGKVSFIGHGLGLEINELPVITPRHDIVLQEGMVFAFEPKFIIPGEGSIGIEVDFIVRKDGLERVTDSPIDIVYV
- a CDS encoding proline--tRNA ligase is translated as MLFSKMFIPTVKEDPKEAEVISHRLMLRGGFIRRLSSGIYTWLPLGLKSLRKVERIIREEMNKKGAQEILMPGVQPKELWVESTRWEKYGKELLRFKDRSDRELCLGPTHEEVVTDLVRREVRSYRELPVTLYQIQTKFRDEIRPRFGVMRAREFSMKDAYSFDADEAGAEKSYMDMYDAYMNIFKRCGLRFGVVEADTGQIGGSFSHEFMVLAETGEDVIISCDTCGYAANLERAEVGVAEKAFGAKKGSYKRVATPNQRRVEEVASFLGVTAQQLLKTIIYNTDKGTLGVLIRGDREINETKLRNLVGLEYCDLTDEYTIQDVTGGPLGFSGPIGLSIPLYADKDVAHMEDFVIGGNEKDVHVINVNTGDFIVKGFYDIKVAVAGDKCPRCNGTLTSTRGIEVGHIFKLGLKYSKAMNASFLDKDGKEQLMVMGCYGIGVGRTLAAAIEQGNDDNGMILPMAIAPFEVNVLPVNNSHQESMELADSVYRELLDRGVDAVMDDRNERPGVKFKDCDLIGIPLRVTIGERNLKEGLVEIKIRNEKESQRIKKEDIVERVVGYVEELKRW
- a CDS encoding amidohydrolase family protein, yielding MSEKPQKRITRRDFLKIGAVATAGVLTGVTRIESSVPTADTVFVNGTVITVDRSDSIAQAVAIRNGTILETGTKEAVSRYIGNTTKVIDLAGRTLTPGLIDSHGHLPHFGARERNMVKLQGLETKEEVLERFLERAKKTPPGRFISGWGIESNDLAFMNRRDLDRITTEHPVLAVHTGGQWGFANSYALRVSGIDRSTPNPPGGMVRKGPNGEPTGLLIHYPALYLVRKIAPPLSNEEINKNIHHAAMLYAGDGVTTVHDNFFDMSEVSANRHAGVYFGQALSGDLPVRVRIWPYIPSIREASFAVRELVRSQTPRPDSPFAEVIQYKKDKPEGFARVWGGMKIAIDGGGPTSLWYRGERSITLHSTEDLHSMVKLFHQAGQQVSVHAVGDKAVDVMLDAFEEALKAQPRADCRHRIEHAICPQTNALERIRRLGVVISTHPQWLYPWGDKMGGLKGQRVFPLRSYMGQGIPVAIGADPPAFSLWQPQYALWEAAARTTKSGYHFTPEESISVRDALRMQTMGSAYAGFQEKEIGSIEKGKKADLVVWDRNFYTIPTDEIKDTKALLTMVGGRIVYQDSLNIKS